From Nerophis lumbriciformis linkage group LG09, RoL_Nlum_v2.1, whole genome shotgun sequence, one genomic window encodes:
- the LOC133607207 gene encoding magnesium transporter NIPA3-like isoform X2 encodes MGAGEACNFAAYMFAAATLVTPLGALSVLVSALFSWFLLGEELNVLGKLGCLLCVLGSILLVIHAPQEQEVTSLQEMSAMLLQPGFVAFMTSVSLLCGGLVGVSWLAPGVARSSVVLYVAICSLLGAFTVSSVKGLAIAIRSAVHDAAALSHPLTWILLLVLLVSIVTQVHYLNKSLDTFDTQLVYPVYYVLFTSVVLCTSVVLFREWNNMAAVDVVTTIGAFLVMVVGVAMLQLFKEAQITMATLTNQPARPAEREELADAVADNAGGARRGGGATKEDRYTLVDNMVVDSRPPVASEGLTVFIIS; translated from the exons TGGGCGCCGGAGAGGCCTGCAACTTTGCGGCCTACATGTTCGCTGCAGCCACGCTGGTGACGCCATTGGGCGCCCTGAGCGTGCTTGTCAG CGCACttttttcctggttcctgttgggGGAGGAGCTAAACGTGTTGGGGAAGCTGGGCTGTCTTCTTTGTGTGCTTGGAAGCATCCTGCTCGTCATCCACGCCCCTCaggaacaggaagtgacatcactgCAGGAAATGAGCGCCATGCTGCTTCAGCCCG GTTTCGTGGCGTTCATGACGTCCGTGTCGCTGCTCTGCGGCGGCCTCGTCGGCGTCTCGTGGCTGGCGCCCGGCGTGGCGCGCTCCAGCGTGGTGCTCTACGTCGCCATCTGCTCGCTGCTGGGAGCCTTCACCGTGTCCTCCGTCAAGGGCCTCGCCATCGCCATCCGCAGCG CCGTCCATGACGCGGCCGCACTGTCTCATCCTCTCACCTGGATCCTGCTGCTCGTCCTCCTCGTCTCCATAGTAACGCAG gtgcaCTACCTGAACAAGTCTCTGGACACCTTCGACACGCAGCTGGTCTACCCCGTCTACTACGTCCTCTTCACCTCCGTCGTCCTGTGCACCTCCGTCGTCCTCTTCCGGGAGTGGAACAATATGGCGGCCGTGGACGTCGTCACGACCATCGGCGCCTTCCTGGTCATGGTGGTGGGCGTGGCCATGCTCCAGTTATTCAAAGAGGCGCAG ATCACCATGGCGACGCTGACCAATCAGCCGGCTCGGCCTGCGGAGAGGGAGGAGCTTGCGGACGCAGTTGCGGACAATGCGGGAGGGGCACGGAGAGGAGGCGGGGCCACCAAAGAGGATAGATACACACTGGTGGACAACATGGTGGTCGACAGTCGCCCCCCGGTGGCCAGTGAAGGACTGACAGTCTTCATCATCAGCTGA